One Candidatus Micrarchaeota archaeon genomic window, TCCTGCATTTATCAAGTGGTTGGGGGGCAAAAGACGCCTGCTCGCCCAGATAGGTCCGTATCTACCCTATAACGTAGACAGATATTTTGAGCCATTCCTCGGCGGAGGAGCAATGTTTTTCTATATAAAGCAAAAATATGATCCTAAATTCTCGATGATTTCTGACATAAACAAAGATCTTATCAGTACCTTCGTGACAGTTAGAGATAAACCAAAAGAGCTTGTTGAAAAGCTAAAATACTTCGACAATAATAACTCAGAAGAATTCTACTATAAAACGAGAGAACGATTTAATCAAAATGAGATAACAGGAGTAAGGAGAGCGGCAGCCTTTATCTATTTTACAAAAGCCTGCTTTAATGGTGTGTATAGAATAAATAAAGAAGGCAAATTTAATGTGCCTTATGGGTACTACAAAGATCGAGAAATTTATAATAAAGAAGAGATTATTTTTGCTAGTCAACTTTTGCAGGGGACTGATATAAGGGTGCAGGATTATAATAAAATATTAACACATATAGAGAGAAACGATCTTATCTATCTAGATCCGTGCTATGATCCACTTAAAAGGACAAGTTTTATGCATTATACGAAAGATAGATTTTCAATGCAAGATAGAGCAAAACTTTATGATTTCATGCTGAAAGTTAGAGCTAAAAGAGCTAACGTCGTTCTAAGTAATAATAACATAGAAGACGTTGAGAACCTATATTCTTCTAATGGATTTACTATAAATCATGTGGAAGCGGCAAGGTGTGTTAATGTTAACCCTAGAGGTAGAGGTAGAATACCCGAATTATTAATAACCAATTTTAAAACTATTTAAGATACGTATAGTTGATTTTATCATATCGAAAATCCTAGCTACTCCTAAAGCTTAAAAGTCTATAATAGCTATGTTATATGGGGTTTAAGTGCTAGATATAAAAACTCTTGAAAATTGGCTTTGGGATGCCGCTTGTAAGATAAGGGGAGAAATAGATGCACCCAAATATAAGGATTATATTCTACCATTGATTTTTCTTAAAAGATTGTCCGATGTATACGAAGATGACGTTGCTAAATTAACCAAGGAGTATGGAGATATAAAAACCTCAGAGGAACTAATAGAGGAAGATCATAGTTTAGTTTGGTTCTATTTGCCAAAAAAGACAAGATGGTCATTTATCATAAAACAGACAACAAAATTAGGTGAAACTCTTACTGATGCTGTCCGATCCATAACGAAAGAAAATCCAAAATTACAAGGTGTTATAGACATCGTAGATTTCAATGCAACTACTGCTGGGCAGAGAATAATCAGTGATGAAAAGTTAAGATTATTGATAGACACATTGGATAAACATAGACTTGGTCTAAATGATGTTGAACCAGACATTCTTGGAAGAGCATATGAATATCTATTAAGAAAATTTGCAGAAGGCTCTGGTCAAAGTGCGGGAGAGTTTTATACACCAGGAGAAGTTGCAATTTTGATGGCCAATATTGTTGATCCAGAACAAGGAAATGAAGTGTATGATCCTTGTCTAGGTTCTGCTGGACTTCTCATAAAATGTCATCTA contains:
- a CDS encoding Dam family site-specific DNA-(adenine-N6)-methyltransferase, whose protein sequence is MTDVQIPAFIKWLGGKRRLLAQIGPYLPYNVDRYFEPFLGGGAMFFYIKQKYDPKFSMISDINKDLISTFVTVRDKPKELVEKLKYFDNNNSEEFYYKTRERFNQNEITGVRRAAAFIYFTKACFNGVYRINKEGKFNVPYGYYKDREIYNKEEIIFASQLLQGTDIRVQDYNKILTHIERNDLIYLDPCYDPLKRTSFMHYTKDRFSMQDRAKLYDFMLKVRAKRANVVLSNNNIEDVENLYSSNGFTINHVEAARCVNVNPRGRGRIPELLITNFKTI